A single genomic interval of Psychroserpens sp. NJDZ02 harbors:
- the miaB gene encoding tRNA (N6-isopentenyl adenosine(37)-C2)-methylthiotransferase MiaB gives MEKTIDENKQGETLVIAKNDKNTKKLFIESYGCAMNFSDSEIVASILQNEGFNTTQNLEEADLVLVNTCSIRDKAEVTVRKRLEKYNAIKRDINPKMKVGVLGCMAERLKSKFLDEEKIVDLVVGPDAYKDLPNLIAEVEGGHDAINVVLSKEETYGDISPVRLNTNGVTALVSITRGCDNMCTFCVVPFTRGRERSRDPQSIIEEINDLWSKGYKEITLLGQNVDSYLWYGGGMKKDFDKASDFEKATATDFAKLLELCATAQPKMRIRFSTSNPQDMHLEVIQMMAKHDNICNHIHLPVQSGSNRILKAMNRLHTREEYFTLIDNIRKIIPNCVISQDMITGFPTETEEDHQDTLSLMAYVKYNFGYMFTYSERPGTLAERKFEDDIPEATKSRRLSEIIALQLKHSEFRTKQFLNTTVEVLVEKESKKSNQEWSGRTQQNIVAVFPKGDYNIGDFVNVTVTDCTKATLIGKAIGKSINN, from the coding sequence ATGGAAAAGACAATAGACGAAAACAAACAAGGCGAAACATTGGTTATTGCTAAAAACGATAAAAACACCAAAAAACTTTTTATTGAAAGCTACGGGTGTGCTATGAATTTTAGTGATAGTGAAATAGTAGCTTCTATACTGCAAAACGAAGGTTTTAATACCACACAAAACCTTGAAGAAGCAGATTTAGTACTAGTTAACACTTGCTCTATTAGAGACAAGGCTGAAGTTACAGTACGAAAAAGACTAGAAAAATATAATGCTATAAAGCGAGACATTAATCCTAAAATGAAGGTGGGTGTTCTAGGCTGTATGGCAGAACGTTTAAAAAGTAAATTTTTAGATGAAGAAAAAATAGTAGACCTGGTTGTAGGTCCAGATGCTTATAAAGACCTTCCTAACTTAATTGCAGAAGTTGAAGGCGGTCATGATGCTATAAACGTTGTACTATCTAAAGAAGAAACTTACGGAGACATCAGTCCTGTACGCTTAAATACCAATGGTGTTACAGCACTTGTCTCAATAACTAGAGGTTGTGATAATATGTGCACGTTTTGCGTGGTTCCTTTTACAAGAGGACGAGAACGTAGTCGTGACCCACAAAGTATTATTGAAGAAATTAATGATCTTTGGTCTAAAGGTTATAAAGAAATAACATTACTAGGTCAAAACGTAGACAGTTACCTTTGGTATGGTGGTGGTATGAAAAAAGATTTTGACAAAGCTTCTGATTTTGAAAAAGCAACTGCAACAGATTTCGCAAAACTTTTAGAACTATGTGCTACTGCGCAACCAAAAATGCGTATTCGCTTTAGCACTTCTAATCCACAAGACATGCATCTTGAAGTGATACAAATGATGGCTAAACATGATAATATTTGTAATCACATCCATTTACCTGTCCAAAGTGGTAGTAATAGAATACTAAAAGCGATGAATCGTTTACACACCCGTGAAGAATATTTTACCTTAATAGATAATATTAGAAAAATTATTCCAAACTGTGTCATTAGCCAAGATATGATTACTGGTTTTCCAACAGAAACAGAAGAAGATCATCAAGATACCTTAAGCCTAATGGCGTATGTAAAATATAATTTTGGTTATATGTTTACGTATTCTGAAAGACCAGGAACTCTAGCAGAACGTAAATTTGAAGACGATATACCAGAAGCAACAAAAAGCAGACGTCTTAGCGAAATTATAGCGTTACAACTAAAGCATAGTGAGTTTAGAACTAAACAGTTTTTAAATACAACGGTTGAAGTTTTAGTAGAAAAAGAATCTAAAAAATCTAACCAAGAATGGTCTGGTCGTACACAGCAAAATATTGTGGCGGTATTTCCTAAAGGGGATTATAATATTGGTGATTTTGTAAACGTCACTGTAACAGATTGCACAAAAGCAACACTTATAGGTAAAGCTATTGGAAAATCAATCAACAATTAA